In Apium graveolens cultivar Ventura chromosome 10, ASM990537v1, whole genome shotgun sequence, the following are encoded in one genomic region:
- the LOC141689253 gene encoding putative transcriptional regulator RABBIT EARS encodes MEQYSHYLMWMKHTKQYHHILNSSHFQAASSVKSWEEQAFVEDSQGPLGGFIWPPRSYSCSFCKREFRSAQALGGHMNVHRRDRARLKQGSNTPNGSDQETQVCTSDSNPNNFAASTPIKDPCKETNVSLFSSPIIGQAEQTEVSKSSKESKFEGHDHHVETKLCVGLNFGVSRNRSAGDVGGDGKKRKRDTMMLPFLFKGCSNDKEIDLELRLGDSSVVN; translated from the coding sequence ATGGAGCAATACTCACACTACTTGATGTGGATGAAGCACACTAAACAGTACCATCACATTTTGAACTCTTCACATTTTCAAGCTGCCTCATCAGTTAAGTCTTGGGAAGAACAAGCTTTTGTTGAAGATTCACAAGGGCCTCTTGGAGGGTTCATTTGGCCTCCAAGATCTTATTCTTGTAGCTTCTGTAAAAGAGAGTTTAGATCAGCTCAAGCTCTTGGTGGTCACATGAATGTCCACAGAAGAGATAGAGCTAGGTTGAAGCAAGGTAGCAATACTCCTAATGGTTCTGATCAAGAAACTCAGGTCTGCACCTCAGATTCTAACCCTAATAATTTTGCTGCCTCTACTCCTATCAAGGATCCTTGCAAAGAAACAAATGTGTCCCTCTTTTCGTCTCCGATAATCGGACAAGCTGAACAAACTGAGGTATCAAAGTCTTCTAAAGAGTCTAAATTTGAAGGACATGATCATCATGTGGAAACAAAGTTGTGTGTTGGCTTGAACTTTGGTGTTTCGAGAAATCGAAGTGCCGGAGATGTTGGTGGTGATGGTAAGAAGCGCAAGAGAGATACTATGATGCTGCCATTTTTGTTTAAAGGTTGCTCAAATGACAAAGAAATTGATCTGGAGCTCAGACTTGGTGATTCATCAGTAGTGAATTAA